The Aquila chrysaetos chrysaetos chromosome 19, bAquChr1.4, whole genome shotgun sequence genome includes a region encoding these proteins:
- the C19H11orf87 gene encoding uncharacterized protein C11orf87 homolog, with amino-acid sequence MSAKLSKEFRLSLPPCLLNRTSSATLNTSSTCITQVGQLFQSFSSTLVLIVLVTLIFCLILLSLTTFHIHKRKMKKRKMQKAQEEYERDHCTRSSGSSSQHPGTGVQGEAPQGRDSRLGRPPQDSEIQRPSPSAAPSSQQARACLDTAGAGLLHTVILS; translated from the coding sequence ATGAGTGCCAAGCTCTCCAAGGAGTTTAGGCTGTCCCTGCCACCTTGTCTCCTGAACAGGACATCGTCTGCCACCTTAAACACCAGCAGCACCTGCATCACGCAAGTGGGTCAACTCTTCCAGTCCTTCTCATCCACCCTGGTTTTAATTGTCCTGGTCACCCTCATCTTCTGCCTGatcctcctctccctcaccaCCTTCCATATCCacaagaggaagatgaagaagcGGAAAATGCAAAAGGCTCAGGAGGAGTATGAACGGGACCACTGCACCCGCAGCAGCGgtagcagcagccagcaccctGGGACGGGGGTGCAGGGAGAGGCACCCCAAGGAAGAGACAGCCGGCTGGGAAGACCCCCCCAGGACTCGGAGATCCAGCGCCCCTCTCCCTCGGCAGCCCCGAGCTCTCAGCAAGCACGGGCTTGTTTGGACACAGCTGGTGCGGGGCTCCTGCACACGGTGATTTTGTCATGA